Part of the Vigna angularis cultivar LongXiaoDou No.4 chromosome 1, ASM1680809v1, whole genome shotgun sequence genome, TTTTCACTTCACccttttcctcctcttcctttctccttcttcttcgcTCTCAAGGtttgtttcttcttctattCACCTTTCTGATTTTCTCCTCAATTTTGTaggaaatggaaaaataaaaaacagagagaaaaacTGTTGTACCGATTTcgatttttatttcttctacAGTGAAATAGCAATTCGGATTCCGGTATTTGAATTCCGTTTTTTAGGTCTCAGGCTACATTGATTTCCTTTGAGTTTTTCCCCTCTATAGTTATTATTGTTTAGGATTCCTTTTACTTTCTCTTTCATcgattttttcctttttcttttgcaacaagaaaattatttttaggttACAATTGTGGGAGCGTTTCTTTCTgtttttgatgtattttaagGAGAGTATAAGGCGTTATATTAGGTTAGGGATTTTGCGTTTGTTTGATCTTTTTGCTGCTTGGATTTTAATTTCTTTGCGTACGCTGCTgtcgattattttaatttctatggATTAGATTAAATTATGCTTATTTGAAAATTCTGTAAGGTCatgattattattattcctGTTCTAACGTCTGTTTCTTGGTCGGTTTGATATGATTTTGTACAGCCATGCCGACCTTTACTGCCATAGCATTTGATAGGTTGATAGAGCCTGGAGCCTCGAAACCTTCTTATAAATCTGCTCCGGTGCCGATGCCTGTCCCAAAGAAGCACCAGAGGCGGAGTAGTGAACCGGCAGTAACGAAGAAGCCCGCTCCTCGTCCTCAATTAAAGCCAGCACTCTATGCCACACCTGAGGTGACGCCGCTTCCAGATGCACCCTCTTCATTCCCTCCTTCTCCGTACATTGTGAATCACAAACGCCGAGGCCCACGCCTCATGAAAAGTTCTTCTGAGGCCAATGTACAGGCCAAGCAGAAGGATCTTGATGATGCGAATGCTAATGGTAAGAGCAATGATTCTGTGGTTGCCTGTTCTGACGGTGATCTCCAAGTCACTACTTCTGCAAACCCCGAACCTGTTACTGCTAAGGAGGTGCTGGTGAATGGAGTACATGATACCGGCCTTAGTAGCAACAATAATGGTGACCTTGGGCACAGACAAAGGGAAAATGAAAGTAGTGGCGTTCTTAATGGATCACGTATGGATAAGGTAGTGGCATCAAATTTGGAAAGAGCTGGTGAATGTGAAGACTTTTTTGATCCACATGATTCAATGAGTATAAAAAGTTGCACAGATGGTGAGGATACAGGCATGGAACAAGCTATGAAACGGGCAGAATTTTTTGATGCTTGGGAAGGTAAGTTGAGCTAGTTTTACTGACAATTATTTCTTTGGAACTGATTCTAGCATGTAGGCAAATACAACCATAGAGGGGTGTGCTGTCCTATAGAGTTTGAAGTCGGGTGTAATGTATAGGGTcattttgcttttcattttattactgtttttattataataacttttgttttctgtttttccatattttcttcATGTTACTATTGTGGTCATTGCTGCAGTGATAAAATGATATCCTAGTTTGTCCATCGATTTATCTGTTTTAGTGCATAGTTGGAATGATGATTAAATGTGAGGAAGAGCATCATCAGTTTATGTCTTGAAAGTATTTCATGATATAAATTATCTTGGCTCTTTTCTTCCTGTAGAACTCTCGTCTGACAGTGGGACTCAAAATTTTCAACATGACATTGAAGCTGATTTGCGTGAGATAAGGTTGAGTCTATTGATGGAGATTGAGAAGAGGAAACAAGTTGAAGAATCCCTTAACAGCATGCAAAGCCAGTGGGAGAAACTTAGACAAGGGTTATCGCATGTGGGAATTGTTTTGCCTGCTGACCTTACTACTGAGGGTGGGCAGCTGAATTCTGATCCTATGGAAGATGTATTTCAGCAACTTTACATTACTAGGTTTATATCAAACAGCATTGGGAGAGGGATTGCCAGGGCAGAAGTGGAGATGGAGATGGAAGCTCAATTAGAGTTGAAGAATTTTGAGATTGCTCGACTATTGGAAAGACTCCACTGTTATGAGACCATGAATAAGGAGATGTCTCAGAGGAACCAGGAAGCAGTAGGTGAGATTTATGTCATATTTTTGTCTCCAAGTGTATTAATATCACGCTTATACTTCTATCTTAAACTGAATATAACTATTTTGCCGTTAATGTTTGATAGATGTACATTTTGCTTAAAGCTATAATTGGTTTgatttgtcattttatttttcctccAAACAAGTCTCTCGCTTTCCTTTTCACATGACACAAATATTTGTTTAGAGATGGTTGAATAAAAACCCGGTTTTGGGCATAGTATCTGCTTTTTATGGTCCTTGAATGGGAATGTGGTTCATAGTTTTATCGATAAGAGTAATAGAGTCCTATGTCCATAACTGGGCCTTCTGTATGATAATGTAAAAAAGTAAGATGTTAGGCTGTTTGGTGGCTTAATAATGTTGATATGGGCTATATACACACAAAACCTCCAAGACGAGAGAATTACTGGGAGAAAAGGAAAGGTTACAGaaagaatttattattattgtctaGTGAAGATCAATTGAACAGTTATGAATTGTGACGATATTATACGTGCTCATATCTTATGCTTTGTTAGTGTGATTGCAATATACAAGTGTTTTGTACTTGCAATATACATACCGGTGATGCCTACCCATTTTAAGTTATAGCTGATCTGGtccaaaactatttttatttagtggTCAACTGTCCCGCAATGGCAGAATTTCCTTAATGGGTATGCAATGCGATGAACTTTTTTGCTTAAGGCTTGCACAAGCACGCATTCATAGTGACTTATTTTCATGCAACTGGGAAAATTCCTGTTTTTCTTTCGGTACCGTGTTCATCCTAAAATATATGCGGTATTTTGGTAGGCTTGTGTCATCTGTTATTCtgtttcatttatgttatttctGTCTTGTTTAGAGATGGCGCGGCGTGAGAGACAAAGGAGGAGTAGGAGGCTGAGATGGATTTGGGGCTCCATCACTACCACGCTTGTACTTGGTACTGCAGCAATAGCGTGGTCCTATCTTCCGGTGGGTAGAGGATCAACTTCTGCAGCTCATGATCCGGTTCCTGAACATGATGATGCAGCCAACTAATATACCATGTATACCATCATACTAACTTCATTGCCGAGTTATGGTATAGGAGGAGAATAAAAGTTATACGTGCTTCTGTGTGGCTAACATATCTCTTGATCATTACAATTTTGCAGCGTCCGGAGTATGtgcataatttatttaacatgtCCCTATTACTGGAATGTCTAGCCAGTAGATTAGTAAAAGGGTTCAGTCTgagttgatgaaaataataatacacCATAATTTCCTATGGATATTCTGGGGTGCAAAGTATTCTTTTCACCCGCTACATTATCACAGagcatatttttaattaattctttatGCTTGCTGCTCCAAGCATTTTGACACCACTGAAGAAATTTGATACATGATAAGAGCATGCCAAGGGTGGGTGAGGAGGGTTTATTATTTTTCGGTTAGCgcttgaaataaaatattgctTATTGTAATTTTTCCATGACCTATATTGGCTTTGTTTATGTAGCAGATTACGTTATCCTGAGTGGATGCTGcttatatatttatgtgtatGTTAGTTAGgtgttagatatatttttacttGGGAGAAAAGTCTTTCTCAATTTTGGTAAGATTAAAAAGTAAGAGTGGCTATTGTTAGTCTAAAGTTAAATTTGTGAGGTTAATCTAAATGAACGGTAGATGTACTCAAACTCCGATAAATGTTGTATTTTGTAAAACGGGGTTTTAAACTATTCtcttaaattatttaagaaatttaggttttacttttgtttaataaattgtattattgattttgtaatttataaataatttttaattaataatagaaaatgtaTTAGAAAATTCTTGCTACCTCTTCTCTTTATTCATTCGCTTTACCTAAACTAACTACTACTCCAAAATGACTGCAATtcatttattgattattttcttatgaaaagtttatttaaatcttacagtactttttcattaaatagATCAGCAATACGTTGCAATAGGACTGGTCTCAGTCTGGGTAATGCTTACttgatatttgttttgtttaaaaacaaTTGTCCAGTGggtttgttttatatatacaaatatttaatgatacttgtgaaatattttatattttattttttaaaattttaaataaaattgttaaaaaataaatttgtaaaatatagacttagtagataaaaaaaatattttttgaagtagaactcaaatcaaattaatcacTAAAAtgttaatgtaaataaatttgatctttctaaaaggtaaaattaaattatttgtcaaaatataaattttaaaaaattaatttttaaaagcaTAACTTTAATTTcgtaatattaaataaaaaacatatgaagtcaaatattaaataattattttgattaatattttttcactaacattttattttgataattaatttaaataataatatatatacttttatttcttttttgttgagGAGGTTTTaaatatggatatttaagatgttatttgtaaaaaaaaataagcttTTCATTATTGGTCATAAGAGaatgtaatttcttttttatattctcTATGCtgatgatattttttgtttttttatagaAGAAAATACAACGTGTAACAATATGACacacttcttcttcctttgttagacgtcaaaagatttttcttcaatgatatatttcttttacttatttatgTGTGTCAATTTTTGTCGGAGTTCCTAAGACACAATGTTTTCATTCTTTGGttgataaaatttgtaaaacttacttttttgaaaagaaagttgATTAGTATAATAGGTAAACTTTAGTTAAATTTGGTGATTATTGGCttgttattttataactttcatGTTTATAAATGACTTATTAAGCTTCTTCTCAATGAATGGTagattcaaaattttgtttgtacTGAAGATACACAAAAATGAGAACTTCTTACTATTAAATagtttatcttgtttggttATAACATGGACGGTGGTTTGCATGTTACTAGTATTTAGctagaaaataaaacttatcTACTACATTTAGCTTAGTAGTTTTCTTATGACAAAATAACTGAGCTTGACTATtcttaagtttaaatattaaaaatacatattctTTAACTCATCTATGGCAAGATATAAAGGTTgtatatactattattattgAACATACTTTTTGAACTGCCAATAAGAATAATAGTATTAATCttcaaaataatcttaaaaaggaagaaaatgaagagatgatataaaaaaagaaaagagataaatgaataaaaagaaaaataaaagaattagaaaaatgaaaatttaaaataataacatgtaACACtcacaaaaataacattatatcaGTTTAACTGAAATATTAACATtacacaattttaaatataatcataactcaattaaataaaaagcattaaatatttatctttgaTAACCAAAgtactaattaaataattttttatatatataaactagcCTAAAAAGTATCATAAAAAgtgttattttcaaattttaattttttttgttatttttgttggaagttttataaatatatataggtGCAAACCTccttttatataattgaattagaattagaatttatttcttaacaatttttttttgtttacatataattattttcttaatttatctCCACTCTTTTGACATAAAATAGTCATAATTTTTCGTTTTGTATTTAAGATTATAATAACCAATCGatatttaatgatatattataatttgtaaacgACAAATACTcttcatagaaaaaaaaagagttcaCCACAAAGGTACTACTATCCTTGACAGCACTGTTCAAGGCAAATAAGAAATCGatgcttttcattttttattttttattattttcttggcTTGGAGAATATACTATATTttataggaaaataaaaaacgctattttgatattttaaaaaattctacaTATATAGGAATACAACAGAGTTCCATTACAAGCGCTCACCAAGAGAAACGACGTCGTGGTAAGAAAAGTGGTTAATAGTTAATAGTTAATTTTATCCTCTAAGTTGGATAAAAAGAAGTAGCGGAGCGGAGCAGAGACATTGGCAATGGAGAAGCTGGCTTCTTCAACTGCAACTGTTCCCACGCAACACTTCCTCTTTCAACTTCAACACTCTCTCTTTCCCGTTTGCACCTTCGCTACCTCTCACCGGAACCGCACCGAATCCCTCTCCCACCTCTCTTCCAGAACCAGACACCGTCGCTTCCAATCATTCCACTCCAAACAAGACCAGCTCTGGGTCGGCGAAGAAGAATTGCAACTACAATTAAAGGAAGCAGTAGAAGACGAAGGAGATTCGTATTTGGACGATGATGACTCGTCTTTCTTGTCCCTCAGCGACAAGCCCGACCGGAACATGGCCTTGCTCGACGATTACGAGACCGAGGAGCTCGACTTCGATACCGGTCCCGACCATCGGAGCGGTCAGTGTTTCGCATTAGggttttttgaatttattttgtttcgTTCAGAAAGGAGTTTCATCAAGAATCTCCCTGATACACTCTTTCTACATGATATCGGATAAATTTAAGTGAAATTTACTAAGTTAGGAGAGGCTGCTTGAATGATGACCTGGACTTAATGAAATTTGATAGACTTTCCAATAAGTTTCAACCGTGATAGAGAGTGCGTCAAAAGGATTATGTTTGGACAGGGTTCAAAAACATGTTTGAAAATCTAAAATGCCTGATATGTGGCTTTAGAGTTGGTTCATGCTTTTACATTTCTTCAAATGCAGGATATGTGGCGTTACTTGGGAAGCCAAATGTTGGAAAGAGTACACTGGCGAACCAAATGCTTGGCCAAAAGTTGTCAATAGTTACTGATAAACCTCAAACAACCCGGCATCGAATTCTGTGTATATGTTCTGGCACGGATTACC contains:
- the LOC108346065 gene encoding uncharacterized protein LOC108346065, translated to MPTFTAIAFDRLIEPGASKPSYKSAPVPMPVPKKHQRRSSEPAVTKKPAPRPQLKPALYATPEVTPLPDAPSSFPPSPYIVNHKRRGPRLMKSSSEANVQAKQKDLDDANANGKSNDSVVACSDGDLQVTTSANPEPVTAKEVLVNGVHDTGLSSNNNGDLGHRQRENESSGVLNGSRMDKVVASNLERAGECEDFFDPHDSMSIKSCTDGEDTGMEQAMKRAEFFDAWEELSSDSGTQNFQHDIEADLREIRLSLLMEIEKRKQVEESLNSMQSQWEKLRQGLSHVGIVLPADLTTEGGQLNSDPMEDVFQQLYITRFISNSIGRGIARAEVEMEMEAQLELKNFEIARLLERLHCYETMNKEMSQRNQEAVEMARRERQRRSRRLRWIWGSITTTLVLGTAAIAWSYLPVGRGSTSAAHDPVPEHDDAAN